A region of the uncultured Bacteroides sp. genome:
AATATCTTCCTACAACCATTGAGCTGGGACGCTCGTTTGTTACACTCGAGTATCAGTCTACCAGAGCCGGTTCAAAAGGGCTGTTTGCATTAGATAACTTATGGGATGGGCTTGGGGCTTTAACGGTAATAATGCCAACAGTAAAGTTCTTTTTTGGAAAGGTAACCATGTATCCTAGCTTCCATCGTCATGGACGGGATATGATTCTTTATTTCCTTAAAAAACACTTTGGCGATAAGGACAACCTGATAACTCCGATGAAACCACTGAAACTGGAATCTGACGAGGGTGAACTTGCTGCAATCTTTGACAAAGATACTTTCAAGGAAGACTATAAAACTTTGAATACCGAGGTTCGTAAGTTGGGATATAACATTCCTCCGCTGGTGAATGCCTACATGAGCCTTTCTCCCACAATGAAAATGTTTGGAACAGCCATCAATTATGGCTTTGGTGATGTAGAAGAAACCGGTATCCTGATTGCTGTGGATGAGATTCTGGAAGATAAGCGTATTCGTCACATTGATTCTTTTGCTAAAAAGGATCCCCTAAATTGCGTGATTACCTCTGGTGCAAATAAGATTATTTTTAAAGCAGATTAATTTCCGCTAAAAAACATAACGGAAAAAAGGAGAGGGAAACCTTCCTTTTTTTATACCCTTGTACAAAA
Encoded here:
- a CDS encoding GNAT family N-acetyltransferase, yielding MEDIIKPISKEILKAELTDDKRLRMTNKSNNYIYIITHQDSPNVMLEIGRLREIAFRAAGGGSGLSTDLDEYDTMENPYKQLIVWNPEAEEILGGYRYILGTDVNFDEKGHPILATSHMFDFSEKFIKEYLPTTIELGRSFVTLEYQSTRAGSKGLFALDNLWDGLGALTVIMPTVKFFFGKVTMYPSFHRHGRDMILYFLKKHFGDKDNLITPMKPLKLESDEGELAAIFDKDTFKEDYKTLNTEVRKLGYNIPPLVNAYMSLSPTMKMFGTAINYGFGDVEETGILIAVDEILEDKRIRHIDSFAKKDPLNCVITSGANKIIFKAD